A genomic stretch from Bradyrhizobium quebecense includes:
- a CDS encoding IS4 family transposase: MARPGSCIRRLGEDRAGEMQFRRLLHNPSVTAAEMSRHAGDLTGQRAAGRHVVVAQDTSELILGGRRSRQCYGPVAKGNAAGLLLHVALAVEAETQGLLGLVSMQVWNRNREELAPRRKRATAAKESQRWIESSERAGEVLAAAASVTMVSDRESDFYELFVKRPQNVELVVRACQNRRIEGSEEDPDLLFTFIDAQAEQGRVAMTVPAAPGRRARDTEFAVRFAPVAVCRPLHGADPTLPETVHLTLVDVREVSEPKDGSAPVHWRLLTTHAVATLNDARQVVGFYRTRWVIEEFFRTLKTAGFDIEEADIGDPQAMINFVAAAAVAAITIKQLVQARDGNTDQLLSDAFEPDDQPILEAVSARLEGKTERQRNPHPKGSLAFVAWVIARLGGWTGYYGKPGPKVIRIGLAKFHAIKYGANLRLQNV, encoded by the coding sequence GTGGCCCGGCCTGGCTCGTGCATCCGCCGCCTCGGTGAGGACCGTGCGGGCGAGATGCAGTTTCGCCGGCTTCTTCACAATCCGTCGGTGACGGCCGCAGAGATGTCACGGCATGCCGGAGACCTCACCGGGCAGCGAGCGGCTGGTCGGCATGTTGTTGTCGCACAGGACACGTCGGAATTGATCTTGGGCGGCCGGCGGTCGCGACAATGCTACGGACCGGTCGCCAAAGGCAATGCCGCGGGTTTGTTGCTGCATGTGGCACTGGCGGTAGAGGCCGAGACGCAAGGGTTGCTCGGTCTGGTCTCGATGCAGGTCTGGAACCGTAACCGAGAGGAGTTGGCACCACGGCGCAAGCGGGCGACGGCGGCTAAGGAATCGCAACGATGGATCGAGAGCAGCGAACGGGCGGGTGAGGTACTGGCTGCGGCGGCCAGCGTCACGATGGTATCGGACCGCGAAAGCGACTTTTACGAACTGTTCGTGAAGCGTCCGCAAAACGTCGAATTGGTTGTGAGGGCCTGCCAGAATCGGCGGATCGAGGGGTCCGAAGAAGACCCGGATTTGCTGTTCACCTTCATCGACGCCCAGGCCGAACAAGGGCGCGTTGCCATGACGGTCCCCGCCGCACCAGGACGGCGCGCGCGCGATACCGAGTTCGCAGTGCGCTTCGCGCCGGTGGCCGTATGCCGGCCGCTCCATGGAGCCGATCCGACGTTGCCCGAGACGGTTCACCTGACGCTGGTCGATGTCCGCGAGGTATCGGAGCCGAAAGACGGTAGCGCACCTGTGCATTGGCGGCTTTTGACTACCCACGCTGTCGCTACATTGAACGACGCGCGTCAAGTGGTCGGCTTCTACCGGACGCGTTGGGTGATCGAGGAGTTCTTCCGTACGCTCAAGACGGCAGGCTTCGATATAGAGGAAGCCGATATCGGCGACCCGCAGGCCATGATCAACTTCGTCGCTGCTGCAGCCGTTGCGGCCATCACCATCAAGCAACTCGTCCAGGCCCGCGACGGCAACACGGATCAGCTCCTGAGCGATGCCTTCGAGCCGGACGACCAACCCATCCTCGAAGCCGTCTCCGCCCGGCTCGAAGGCAAGACCGAGCGGCAACGCAATCCGCACCCGAAGGGATCCCTGGCCTTTGTCGCTTGGGTCATCGCACGCCTCGGCGGCTGGACCGGCTACTACGGCAAGCCGGGTCCCAAAGTCATCCGCATCGGCCTTGCCAAGTTCCACGCCATCAAATACGGCGCCAATCTAAGGCTTCAGAATGTGTGA
- a CDS encoding acetate--CoA ligase family protein, with amino-acid sequence MEAFAGTTSHPSRKWAPPADASDIVKSIHAMLHPRNIVLVGATDKPGNYAERIWNNLIKYEYAGGLFPINTKRETIWGVTCYKDFASLPEKPDHVLVLVPARFAVQVIRDAAAAGARSATIVTSGFSELQDEESQRLAVELKQAIKETGLAVTGPNCLGNLSAGENLFTNIDDRIVTMEPGAVAIAGQSGAIVMAIRQALEDRGVGVGYMVTTGNESGLETPDLMSYFAADPSIRVIVVYLEGVRNTKVFREACKAARAAGKPVIALKLGASEGGRAAAMAHTGALAGSIETFDAISTREGVIRVRGLDELIETTECFVHADPPKGNRLAAVSLSGGKRGLLIDAFHSAGLNFAALSPNATEQLAKMLGPGSIVGNPLDAGFAAVVDPSVYMKSIKIMIDDPDTDIVIIDAELPKAPHELRERNLRIVNEMAGQANKPVIYISAMSIGFTEFTKGLRKSLPDIAVMQGLDRAVGAIKSLIEYAGLRKEVPDIVSSSKASARAVLEKTLKAANGAAALDEVASKQLLKAYGIPISKEDVAQTAAEAVKIAKAIGFPVVAKVVSPDILHKSDIGGVVLNLANAAEVKKAFNDITARVKKLKGKPKLEGILIAQQVKADLELVVGASLDAEMGPVVLFGTGGVDIELLKDVALAGAPLDAAEAKELIAKTKAGVKMKGYRGKPALHEPSAVKALVGLSNLMADANGRIASIDVNPFLINSKLGVAVDGLIVLNNAAANKAAGH; translated from the coding sequence ATGGAAGCTTTCGCAGGCACCACGTCACATCCGTCCCGCAAATGGGCGCCGCCCGCCGACGCGAGCGATATCGTCAAGAGCATCCATGCGATGCTGCACCCGCGCAACATCGTGCTGGTCGGCGCCACCGACAAGCCCGGCAACTACGCCGAACGGATCTGGAACAATCTGATCAAATACGAGTATGCCGGCGGGCTGTTTCCGATCAACACCAAGCGCGAAACCATCTGGGGCGTCACCTGCTACAAGGATTTCGCCAGCCTTCCTGAAAAGCCCGACCATGTGCTGGTGCTGGTACCGGCCCGCTTTGCCGTGCAGGTGATCCGCGACGCGGCCGCTGCCGGCGCGCGCTCGGCGACCATCGTCACCTCCGGCTTCAGCGAGTTGCAGGACGAGGAGAGCCAGCGGCTCGCGGTCGAGCTGAAGCAGGCGATCAAGGAGACCGGACTTGCGGTCACCGGGCCGAATTGCCTGGGCAATCTCAGCGCCGGCGAGAACCTGTTCACCAATATCGACGACCGCATCGTCACCATGGAGCCGGGCGCGGTCGCGATCGCCGGCCAATCCGGGGCGATCGTGATGGCGATCCGCCAGGCGCTCGAGGATCGCGGCGTCGGCGTCGGCTACATGGTCACGACCGGTAACGAATCCGGCCTCGAGACCCCGGACCTGATGAGCTATTTCGCCGCCGATCCGAGCATCCGCGTCATCGTGGTCTATCTCGAAGGCGTCAGGAACACAAAGGTGTTCCGCGAAGCCTGCAAGGCCGCGCGCGCCGCCGGCAAGCCGGTGATCGCGCTCAAGCTTGGCGCCTCCGAAGGCGGCCGCGCCGCCGCGATGGCGCATACCGGCGCGCTCGCCGGCTCGATCGAGACATTCGATGCGATCTCGACCCGCGAAGGCGTGATCCGCGTGCGCGGGCTGGATGAATTGATCGAGACCACCGAGTGTTTCGTCCACGCCGATCCGCCGAAGGGCAACCGCCTCGCGGCGGTGTCGCTGTCCGGCGGCAAGCGCGGGCTGCTGATCGACGCGTTCCATTCCGCCGGCCTGAATTTCGCAGCGCTGAGCCCGAACGCGACGGAGCAGCTGGCGAAGATGCTCGGGCCCGGCAGCATCGTCGGCAATCCACTCGATGCCGGCTTTGCGGCGGTGGTCGATCCCTCCGTCTACATGAAGTCGATCAAGATCATGATCGACGATCCCGACACCGACATCGTCATCATCGATGCCGAGCTGCCGAAGGCGCCGCATGAGCTGCGCGAGCGCAATCTGCGTATCGTCAACGAGATGGCGGGCCAGGCCAACAAGCCGGTGATCTATATCAGCGCGATGTCGATCGGCTTCACCGAATTCACCAAGGGACTACGCAAGTCGCTACCCGATATCGCGGTCATGCAGGGACTCGACCGCGCGGTCGGCGCGATCAAGTCGCTGATCGAATATGCCGGTCTGCGCAAGGAGGTGCCCGACATCGTGTCAAGCTCGAAGGCATCCGCGCGCGCGGTGCTGGAGAAGACGCTGAAGGCGGCCAACGGCGCCGCCGCGCTCGACGAGGTTGCCTCGAAGCAGCTGCTCAAGGCCTATGGCATCCCGATCTCCAAGGAAGACGTCGCGCAGACTGCGGCGGAGGCGGTGAAGATCGCCAAGGCGATCGGCTTCCCGGTGGTCGCGAAAGTTGTCAGCCCCGACATCCTGCACAAGTCGGACATCGGCGGCGTGGTGCTAAACCTTGCCAATGCCGCCGAGGTGAAGAAGGCGTTCAACGACATCACCGCGCGGGTGAAGAAGCTGAAGGGCAAGCCGAAGCTCGAGGGCATCCTGATTGCGCAGCAGGTCAAGGCCGACCTCGAGCTCGTGGTCGGCGCCTCGCTCGATGCCGAGATGGGCCCCGTGGTGCTGTTCGGCACCGGCGGCGTCGATATCGAGCTGCTGAAGGACGTCGCCCTTGCCGGCGCGCCGCTCGATGCCGCCGAGGCGAAAGAGCTGATCGCCAAGACCAAGGCCGGGGTCAAGATGAAGGGCTATCGCGGCAAGCCCGCGCTGCACGAGCCGTCGGCGGTGAAGGCGCTGGTCGGGCTCTCCAACCTGATGGCCGACGCCAACGGCCGCATCGCCTCAATCGACGTCAATCCGTTCCTGATCAACAGCAAGCTCGGCGTCGCCGTCGACGGCCTGATCGTGCTGAACAACGCCGCCGCGAACAAGGCGGCGGGGCATTAA
- a CDS encoding AAA family ATPase: MADTRPTASIEAVESGLAAQGYIASRQIATAVYLSQQIEKPILVEGPAGVGKTELAKAIAAWRGLKMIRLQCYEGLDEAKALYEWKYAKQLLYTQILKDKLGEVLGGAQTLAAALDQLHTFGDVFFSKEFVEPRPLLQALEQPAGCVLLIDEIDKSDAEFESLLLEILSDFQVTIPELGTVSAVAPPTVILTSNSERDLGDALKRRCLHLHIGFPEQKLEERIVESRVPGISQTLRKQMVGFIHEIRSLDLKKLPSVSEAIDWARVLVLLQASELDTEIVKDTLNVLLKYEADIEAATPQISSFIAKASRQGVFS; this comes from the coding sequence GTGGCTGACACCAGGCCAACCGCCTCGATCGAGGCCGTGGAAAGCGGCCTCGCCGCGCAAGGCTATATTGCGAGCCGGCAGATCGCGACTGCGGTCTACCTGTCGCAGCAGATCGAGAAACCGATCCTGGTCGAGGGCCCTGCCGGCGTCGGCAAGACCGAGCTTGCGAAGGCGATCGCCGCCTGGCGCGGCCTGAAGATGATCCGTCTGCAGTGCTATGAGGGCCTCGACGAGGCCAAGGCGCTGTATGAGTGGAAATATGCCAAGCAGCTGCTCTACACCCAGATCCTGAAGGACAAGCTCGGCGAGGTGCTCGGCGGCGCGCAGACGCTGGCTGCCGCGCTCGACCAGCTCCACACCTTCGGCGACGTGTTCTTCTCCAAGGAATTCGTCGAGCCGCGACCGCTGTTGCAGGCGCTGGAGCAGCCCGCCGGCTGCGTGCTCCTGATCGACGAGATCGACAAGTCGGACGCCGAATTCGAATCGCTGCTGCTGGAGATCCTCTCGGACTTCCAGGTCACGATCCCCGAGCTCGGCACCGTCTCCGCGGTGGCGCCGCCGACCGTGATCCTGACCTCGAACAGCGAGCGCGATCTCGGCGATGCCTTGAAGCGGCGCTGCCTGCATCTGCATATCGGCTTTCCCGAGCAGAAGCTGGAAGAGCGCATCGTCGAGAGCCGGGTGCCCGGCATCTCGCAGACGCTGCGCAAGCAGATGGTCGGCTTCATCCACGAGATCCGCTCGCTGGACCTGAAGAAGCTGCCCTCGGTCAGCGAGGCAATCGACTGGGCGCGCGTGCTGGTGCTGCTGCAAGCCAGCGAGCTCGACACCGAGATCGTCAAGGACACGCTCAACGTGCTCCTGAAATACGAGGCCGACATCGAGGCCGCGACGCCGCAGATTTCGTCCTTCATCGCCAAGGCGTCGCGCCAAGGCGTGTTCAGCTAG
- a CDS encoding vWA domain-containing protein: MRENLHRFFRAARGAGVRVSPAESIDAMRAVAQVGFADRDILRDTFLLTLAKTQDEKRSLGECFDLFFSQPEPQQETAEQNKTDDSSESGANPPADEHGDAAGDAASENVGPLAQMLLSQDRAAISTAIANASGAASLPDIRYFTQRGIFQTRILDAMGIQRLRDDIDEQTTRNPALAERLQEALNGLRGTVRDTVSQALLLYGREETENLRNEILRNAPLARIEPRQVEQMRALIRQIARRLRERYSKPRKRQRRGHLDVRRTLRRNAAWGGVPFLTAWKRKHRDRPKIVALCDVSGSVARVSDFFLLLIHSLHEVVDDVRSFAFSGHLIEVSDILESKSPEEAMKEIMSRVGFGSSDYGNSLADFEDNWMSAITPQTTVIVLGDARSNNLDPRADILRRIGERSKRLVWLNPEGRMVWGFGDSEMPRYATFCTVVRQCATAQQLERAVSDIVATYQ, encoded by the coding sequence ATGCGCGAGAACCTGCATCGCTTCTTTCGTGCGGCGCGGGGAGCCGGGGTCCGGGTCTCGCCCGCGGAAAGCATCGATGCGATGCGGGCGGTCGCCCAGGTCGGCTTTGCCGACCGCGACATCCTGCGCGACACCTTTCTGCTGACGCTTGCCAAGACCCAGGACGAGAAGCGCTCGCTCGGCGAATGCTTTGATCTGTTCTTCAGCCAGCCCGAGCCGCAGCAGGAGACCGCCGAGCAGAACAAGACCGACGACAGCAGCGAATCCGGCGCCAACCCGCCGGCCGACGAGCATGGCGATGCGGCGGGCGACGCCGCCAGCGAGAATGTCGGACCGCTGGCGCAGATGCTGCTATCGCAGGATCGCGCCGCGATATCGACGGCGATCGCCAATGCCTCCGGCGCCGCCTCGCTGCCCGACATCCGCTACTTCACCCAGCGCGGCATCTTCCAGACCCGCATCCTCGATGCGATGGGCATCCAGCGCCTGCGCGACGATATCGACGAGCAGACCACGCGCAATCCGGCGCTCGCCGAGCGGCTGCAGGAGGCGCTCAACGGCCTGCGTGGCACGGTTCGCGACACGGTCTCGCAAGCTCTGCTGCTCTACGGGCGCGAAGAGACCGAAAATTTGCGCAACGAGATCCTGCGCAACGCCCCGCTGGCACGGATCGAGCCGCGCCAGGTCGAGCAGATGCGCGCACTGATCCGCCAGATCGCGCGCCGGCTGCGCGAGCGCTATTCCAAGCCGCGCAAGCGTCAGCGCCGCGGCCATCTCGACGTCCGCCGCACGCTGCGCCGGAACGCGGCCTGGGGCGGCGTGCCGTTCCTCACCGCGTGGAAGCGCAAGCATCGCGACCGGCCGAAGATCGTCGCCTTGTGCGACGTCTCCGGCTCCGTCGCCCGCGTCTCGGACTTCTTCCTGCTCCTGATCCACAGCCTGCACGAGGTCGTCGACGACGTCCGCTCCTTCGCCTTCTCGGGCCATTTGATCGAGGTCAGCGACATCCTGGAATCGAAATCGCCGGAAGAGGCGATGAAGGAGATCATGTCCAGGGTCGGTTTCGGCTCGTCCGACTACGGCAATTCCTTGGCCGATTTCGAGGACAATTGGATGAGCGCGATCACGCCGCAGACCACGGTGATCGTGCTCGGCGACGCCCGCAGCAACAATCTCGATCCGCGCGCCGACATCTTGCGCCGCATCGGCGAGCGTTCAAAGCGGTTGGTATGGCTCAACCCCGAAGGCCGCATGGTCTGGGGTTTTGGCGATTCCGAGATGCCGCGCTACGCAACCTTCTGCACCGTGGTGCGACAGTGCGCGACCGCGCAGCAGCTCGAGCGCGCCGTCTCCGACATCGTGGCGACCTATCAGTAG
- a CDS encoding LuxR C-terminal-related transcriptional regulator produces the protein MSFGRDVVRCGRAGFSGYISRNASFDELCRALSDVASGRLACSAEISGGLLRALFCMERQADTIDTDQGLTRREGEVLKLIGQGMSNKEIARDLNLSLATVKHHVHHVLQKLGLPRRAQAMRRVREAPWIASSAPALDRRRELD, from the coding sequence TTGAGTTTCGGGCGCGACGTGGTCCGCTGCGGCCGAGCCGGGTTCAGCGGCTACATTTCCCGGAATGCCAGCTTCGACGAGCTGTGCCGCGCACTGTCGGACGTGGCATCGGGGCGGCTTGCCTGCAGCGCCGAGATTTCCGGCGGACTGCTGCGCGCGTTGTTTTGCATGGAACGTCAGGCGGATACGATCGATACCGACCAGGGCCTGACGCGCCGCGAAGGCGAGGTCCTCAAGCTCATCGGGCAGGGCATGTCGAACAAGGAGATCGCACGCGATCTCAATCTCAGTCTTGCCACCGTCAAGCATCACGTCCATCACGTGCTGCAAAAGCTCGGCCTGCCGCGCCGGGCGCAGGCGATGCGGCGGGTTCGCGAAGCGCCATGGATCGCATCATCTGCGCCGGCTCTCGATCGTCGCCGCGAGCTCGACTGA
- a CDS encoding methyltransferase family protein — protein MNQNGNPPRINLRRAACTFVGLGTLLFLAAGTMRWAGAWMFLLEITIGGLITEAWLARHDPGLLAERRTARGQAGWDRVITTIMPLLWLTWLPLMALDAVRYRTSFVPFWLQCAGAVMIAASFYIVYRTYRENSYAAPVVKIQRERGHAAVTTGPYAYVRHPIYASGLLTYVGTPLLLGSWWGLGIVPVMAALLGLRSMMEERMLTAELDGYAEYLGRVRYRLVPMVW, from the coding sequence ATGAACCAGAACGGCAATCCTCCTCGCATCAATCTGCGCCGCGCCGCATGCACGTTTGTGGGCCTTGGGACGCTCCTGTTTCTAGCGGCCGGCACCATGCGATGGGCCGGCGCCTGGATGTTCCTGCTCGAGATCACGATCGGCGGACTGATCACGGAGGCATGGCTCGCAAGACATGATCCGGGGCTACTGGCGGAGCGCCGCACCGCGCGCGGCCAGGCCGGGTGGGATCGCGTCATCACGACGATCATGCCGCTGTTGTGGCTGACATGGCTGCCGCTGATGGCGCTCGACGCGGTGCGCTACCGGACATCGTTCGTCCCGTTCTGGCTGCAATGCGCCGGCGCGGTGATGATCGCCGCATCGTTCTACATCGTCTATCGGACCTACCGCGAAAACAGCTACGCCGCCCCCGTCGTGAAGATCCAGCGCGAGCGCGGGCATGCTGCGGTGACCACGGGGCCGTACGCCTATGTGCGCCACCCGATCTATGCCAGCGGCCTGTTGACCTATGTCGGCACGCCGCTGCTGCTCGGATCCTGGTGGGGCCTTGGCATCGTGCCGGTCATGGCGGCGCTGCTCGGCCTGAGATCCATGATGGAGGAGCGGATGCTCACTGCCGAGCTCGACGGCTATGCCGAATATCTCGGGCGCGTGCGTTACCGCCTGGTTCCGATGGTCTGGTGA
- a CDS encoding S1 family peptidase, which produces MTSVIRATAFLTLLTATPAFAIVGGGASSTDGVARAVVTIVGSRGNFCTGALIAPKVVLTAAHCVQPGADYKIVDYGPDRQPKLQNVKTVAIHPGFRMQAMTNHVATADIALLQLADPAAGKAPAVLGMPNIPIQVGGRFTVAGVGVTARGDGKSGGSIRVAGLIASGKPGTLQIRLVDPVGQGVRDGLGACTGDSGAPVFEDKPGGPVIVGVVSWSTGPSGTAGCGGITGVTPLTLYRDWVMQTARQWGASF; this is translated from the coding sequence ATGACGAGCGTGATTCGAGCGACAGCCTTTCTGACCCTGTTGACGGCAACGCCGGCCTTCGCGATCGTCGGTGGTGGCGCGTCGTCGACCGATGGCGTCGCGCGCGCCGTCGTCACCATCGTCGGCTCGCGTGGCAATTTCTGCACCGGCGCGCTGATCGCGCCGAAGGTGGTGCTGACCGCGGCGCATTGCGTGCAGCCCGGTGCCGACTACAAGATCGTCGATTATGGGCCGGACCGGCAGCCGAAGCTGCAGAACGTCAAAACGGTCGCGATCCATCCCGGCTTTCGGATGCAGGCGATGACCAATCATGTCGCGACCGCCGATATCGCGCTGCTGCAGCTTGCGGACCCAGCCGCAGGCAAGGCGCCAGCCGTGCTCGGCATGCCCAACATTCCGATCCAGGTCGGCGGCCGTTTCACGGTCGCGGGCGTCGGTGTCACCGCGCGCGGCGACGGCAAGAGCGGCGGCAGCATTCGCGTCGCCGGCCTGATCGCGAGCGGCAAGCCCGGCACCCTGCAGATTCGTCTGGTCGATCCGGTCGGGCAGGGCGTGCGCGACGGGCTCGGCGCCTGCACCGGCGATTCCGGTGCGCCCGTGTTCGAGGACAAACCAGGCGGGCCTGTCATCGTCGGTGTGGTGAGCTGGTCCACCGGCCCGAGCGGCACCGCCGGCTGCGGCGGCATCACCGGGGTGACGCCGCTCACGCTCTATCGCGACTGGGTGATGCAGACCGCGCGCCAGTGGGGTGCGAGCTTCTGA
- a CDS encoding HAD-IA family hydrolase has protein sequence MIEAVIWDFGGVLTTSPFEAFARYETERGLPIDIIRRTNAANHLENAWAKFERAEIGIDAFDELFAAESKALGAEVRGKDVLPLLSGDLRPEMVEALKRIKAEFKTGCITNNLPSNAIGSHSGRTLYVAEVMSLFDHVIESAKIGLRKPNPRIYQMMVETLLVNPKHCVYLDDLGVNLKPAREMGMTTIKVANAAQAISELEAATGLTLR, from the coding sequence ATGATCGAGGCAGTGATCTGGGATTTCGGCGGTGTCTTGACCACCTCGCCGTTCGAGGCCTTCGCGCGCTACGAGACTGAGCGCGGCCTGCCGATCGACATCATCCGCCGCACCAACGCCGCCAACCATCTGGAAAACGCGTGGGCCAAGTTCGAACGCGCCGAGATCGGTATCGATGCATTCGACGAGCTGTTCGCCGCGGAATCGAAGGCGCTCGGCGCCGAGGTGCGCGGCAAGGACGTGCTGCCGCTGCTCTCCGGCGACCTGCGCCCGGAAATGGTCGAGGCGCTGAAGCGCATCAAGGCGGAATTCAAGACCGGCTGCATCACCAACAATCTGCCGTCGAACGCAATCGGCAGCCACAGCGGACGCACGCTCTACGTTGCCGAGGTGATGTCGCTGTTCGACCACGTCATCGAGTCCGCGAAGATCGGCCTGCGCAAGCCGAACCCCCGCATCTACCAGATGATGGTGGAGACGCTGCTGGTGAACCCGAAGCACTGCGTCTATCTCGACGATCTCGGCGTCAACCTGAAGCCGGCGCGCGAGATGGGCATGACCACGATCAAGGTCGCGAACGCCGCGCAGGCGATCTCCGAGCTCGAAGCTGCGACCGGCCTCACGCTGAGGTGA
- a CDS encoding class GN sortase, with the protein MRRFILPLAFALIGLILFGQGAYIHAKALLAQLLLERAFAQSIATGHPVKPWRWADTWPVARIEVKRLHASAIALAGSSGQALAFGPGHVEQTVDAGEPGVAVYSAHRDTHFRFLKDVTIGDEIDVTRSDGKIFRYRADRSAVVRFDQSGIDPLTNRYELVLSTCWPFDALTSGPERYLLHATMIDPDSNPFETDSSRPESGS; encoded by the coding sequence ATGCGCCGCTTCATCCTCCCGCTCGCCTTCGCCCTCATCGGCCTGATCCTGTTCGGCCAGGGCGCCTATATCCACGCCAAGGCGCTGCTCGCGCAGCTGCTGCTGGAGCGCGCCTTCGCACAGAGCATCGCGACCGGACATCCGGTGAAGCCGTGGCGCTGGGCCGATACCTGGCCGGTCGCCCGGATCGAGGTGAAGCGCCTGCACGCGTCCGCAATTGCGCTTGCCGGCAGCAGCGGCCAGGCGCTGGCGTTCGGCCCCGGCCATGTCGAACAGACCGTCGATGCCGGCGAGCCGGGCGTTGCGGTCTATTCCGCGCATCGCGACACCCATTTCCGCTTTCTGAAGGATGTCACAATCGGTGACGAGATCGACGTCACGAGAAGCGACGGCAAGATTTTTCGCTACCGGGCTGATCGCAGCGCGGTCGTCCGCTTCGACCAGTCCGGCATCGATCCGCTCACCAACCGGTATGAGCTGGTGCTGTCGACCTGCTGGCCATTCGACGCGCTGACATCGGGGCCCGAGCGCTATCTGCTGCACGCGACCATGATCGACCCGGATTCGAACCCGTTCGAGACGGATTCGAGCCGACCCGAATCAGGTTCCTGA
- a CDS encoding S8 family serine peptidase, whose amino-acid sequence MNPVADIAGLAALWQRTSGGDPAVKIAIIDGPVALNHPSLRQARVAMGGEFVAPSSSIIQSEHGTHVTSVLMGTPGSPVLGVAPNCSATVFSIYRENAAGQIEPSSQSTLALAINQALAMGADIINISSGQQSATGQADRILVDAVRACERAGKLIVAAAGNDGCRCVQVPGSLASVLAVGACDLAGNPLPFSNFGDAYLENGILAPGENIAGASPVRNVSLRSGTSYAAPIVTGVVALLLSCLRQNGRKADPQAVHAALLESAVPCRNDGSASRCLAGRLDIPAAVAALLGEQADAVMPSGATAAPPRFWGVSARPFVQPSSAAQPTATREGSMGDLSAMSAPSAPRIFGPDGSVLRSNAGIMPSEAQPAAPAAPAAMAVPVDHGVVAAPIAAPAPYPYHAPMRAATWSGCRHRHPRW is encoded by the coding sequence ATGAATCCAGTTGCCGACATCGCTGGTCTAGCTGCCTTGTGGCAGAGAACGTCGGGTGGCGACCCCGCGGTGAAGATCGCGATCATCGACGGTCCCGTCGCTCTCAATCATCCCTCGCTCAGGCAGGCCCGTGTCGCCATGGGCGGCGAATTCGTCGCGCCGTCTTCATCGATCATCCAGTCCGAGCACGGCACGCATGTCACGAGCGTGCTGATGGGGACACCCGGCAGCCCGGTGCTCGGCGTCGCGCCGAACTGCAGCGCAACCGTGTTCTCGATCTATCGCGAGAATGCCGCCGGGCAGATCGAGCCGTCCTCGCAAAGCACATTGGCGCTCGCGATCAACCAGGCGTTAGCGATGGGCGCCGACATCATCAACATCAGCAGCGGTCAGCAATCCGCGACGGGACAGGCCGATCGCATTCTGGTCGACGCGGTGCGCGCCTGCGAACGCGCCGGCAAGCTGATCGTCGCCGCCGCCGGCAATGATGGCTGCCGCTGCGTCCAGGTGCCGGGCAGCCTCGCTTCGGTGCTTGCGGTCGGCGCATGCGATCTGGCCGGCAACCCGCTGCCGTTCAGCAATTTCGGCGACGCCTATCTCGAAAACGGCATCCTGGCACCGGGCGAGAACATCGCCGGCGCCTCGCCGGTCCGCAACGTCAGCCTCCGTTCCGGAACGAGCTACGCGGCGCCGATCGTCACCGGTGTCGTCGCGCTGCTGCTCTCATGCCTGCGCCAGAACGGACGCAAGGCCGATCCGCAAGCCGTCCATGCTGCGCTGCTCGAAAGCGCGGTGCCCTGCCGCAACGACGGCAGCGCCTCGCGCTGTCTCGCCGGACGGCTCGATATTCCCGCGGCTGTCGCCGCCCTGCTTGGCGAGCAGGCGGACGCCGTCATGCCGTCGGGTGCCACGGCCGCGCCTCCCCGCTTCTGGGGAGTGTCCGCGCGCCCTTTCGTCCAACCGTCATCCGCCGCTCAGCCAACTGCAACCAGAGAGGGTTCCATGGGAGATCTATCAGCAATGTCTGCACCATCGGCTCCACGCATATTCGGGCCGGACGGCTCGGTCCTGCGAAGCAACGCCGGGATCATGCCAAGCGAGGCGCAGCCTGCCGCGCCGGCGGCACCTGCGGCCATGGCCGTCCCCGTTGATCACGGCGTCGTCGCCGCGCCGATCGCCGCACCCGCGCCTTATCCGTATCACGCCCCCATGCGGGCGGCGACATGGTCTGGATGCCGGCACCGGCACCCCAGATGGTGA